The Hippea jasoniae genome includes a window with the following:
- a CDS encoding NAD-dependent epimerase/dehydratase family protein gives MRIFITGATGFVGINTVFELSKNHELFLLVRNIDKARLFEGLSNVRFIKGDVVDFKADISENFDAIIHIAGRIKADNLQKLYQTNVDGCKNIALFAKQKGIRNIVYLSSLAARGPDERGYPVSHYGNSKRLGELEFLKLHFDSNLKILRPPIIYGPYDRGMLDVFRIAKTGFFPVLERVYSLVHVFDVVKAIEKLLYVNRQSAKVYYISGGDLTMEQLAKKLFEVFSKKGRIIKIPEIVIPLLRVLSHEGSPLTKDKLRELKATKWLCDNTKLYRDTNFLPEIYHDDGLRKTALWYEEHGWL, from the coding sequence ATGAGGATTTTTATAACCGGAGCCACGGGATTTGTTGGTATAAATACGGTTTTTGAGTTGTCAAAAAATCATGAGCTTTTTTTGTTGGTTAGGAATATAGATAAAGCCAGGCTCTTTGAAGGTTTAAGCAATGTCAGGTTTATAAAAGGTGATGTTGTAGACTTTAAGGCTGATATTAGTGAGAATTTTGATGCTATCATTCATATAGCAGGCAGAATCAAAGCCGATAACCTACAAAAGCTTTATCAAACAAATGTTGATGGATGTAAAAATATTGCATTATTTGCAAAACAAAAGGGGATTAGGAACATTGTTTATCTTTCAAGCCTTGCAGCAAGAGGGCCTGATGAGAGAGGCTATCCCGTCTCCCATTACGGAAACTCAAAACGGTTAGGGGAGCTTGAGTTTTTAAAGTTACATTTTGACTCAAATCTGAAGATTTTAAGACCACCAATTATCTATGGACCGTATGATAGAGGTATGCTGGATGTCTTTAGAATTGCAAAAACAGGGTTTTTCCCGGTTTTAGAAAGAGTCTATAGTCTTGTGCATGTTTTTGATGTTGTTAAAGCTATAGAAAAACTGCTTTATGTAAATAGGCAGAGCGCAAAGGTTTATTATATATCTGGCGGTGATCTTACTATGGAGCAGCTGGCTAAAAAGCTGTTTGAGGTATTTTCAAAAAAGGGTAGAATCATTAAAATACCAGAAATCGTTATACCTTTATTAAGAGTATTATCGCATGAAGGTTCACCTCTAACAAAGGACAAGCTAAGGGAGTTAAAGGCCACAAAATGGCTGTGTGATAATACAAAACTCTACAGGGATACTAATTTTCTACCAGAGATCTACCATGACGATGGTTTAAGAAAGACTGCTTTGTGGTATGAAGAGCATGGATGGTTATAG
- a CDS encoding Lon protease family protein has protein sequence MAINKLNYNDIKLTFDIKEESIESEDSLIFQKRIELALKKLTEVSSYDHNLFISGDLSRDDKFTIVNILKNLSKDGDKLWDYCYVNNFKNPKQPKIIKLKPGDGKEFKQLMDDLVDYLVKSVPNVFESKEYEERIQNVVKHYDEQYKKLYDELQKKANELEFVVKFSQMGVVINPVVAGRVITERDFANLSDEMKKEIENRRKELEKHIEEFLDKTRQLDKEKQDKLKKINDEMSLFIVSPKIDEIKKRFSYNNDVSDYLDDVEDYTLKNIAIFLPQKNQGFPFFQVPNRYTEYRVNLFVDNSQTNNTPVIYDENPTYYNLFGKLEKQAYFGAFITDFTHIIAGSIHKANGGYLVVDAINLLINPGVWDTLKKSLLSRKSIIEEFAEKYGIIASETLKPQPVELDLKVVIIGDAFLYELLYEYDNDFKKLFKIKTDFDYAIPKKESITAKYIAKINEYCEKKQLKKPDISGYEALLKYSCRLADDRKKLWAYMDDVFDIVKEAQVIAKSDKLSYSDIKLAIDEKKFLRDLIKEKLFEMIEDGQIIIDLKGKKIGEINGLSVIQFGDFSFGRPNKIVARTYIGKDGIVNIERESKLSGRIFDKASHIIAGYINSTYGYNKTLSFSASLSFEQSYSMIEGDSASVAEVLAILSSLAGVGLKQNLAVTGSINQNGVVQPIGGLNEKIEGFFDVCKLTGNLEGSGVVLPSKNLNNLVLNDEVEDAVKKGIFHLYAIDTIDDAIEIFTDIKAGKLLKKGFEKDSFHYLVDRKLKKINEMIKAENQE, from the coding sequence ATAAATAAACTTAATTATAACGATATTAAATTGACATTTGACATCAAAGAAGAATCGATAGAAAGTGAAGATTCTTTGATTTTCCAAAAGAGGATTGAGCTTGCTTTAAAGAAGCTTACTGAGGTGTCAAGTTATGACCACAATCTGTTTATCAGTGGTGATTTAAGCAGGGATGATAAATTTACCATCGTAAATATCCTGAAAAATCTATCAAAAGATGGTGATAAACTGTGGGATTATTGCTATGTAAATAATTTTAAAAACCCCAAACAGCCAAAGATAATCAAATTAAAGCCTGGCGATGGAAAAGAATTTAAACAATTAATGGATGATTTAGTAGATTATCTTGTAAAAAGTGTTCCCAATGTTTTTGAAAGTAAGGAGTATGAGGAACGCATCCAGAATGTTGTAAAACACTACGACGAGCAATACAAAAAACTCTACGACGAATTGCAAAAAAAAGCCAATGAGCTTGAGTTTGTTGTTAAGTTTTCCCAAATGGGCGTTGTGATAAACCCCGTTGTGGCAGGAAGGGTTATAACTGAAAGGGATTTTGCAAATCTTTCTGATGAGATGAAAAAGGAGATTGAAAACAGACGCAAGGAGCTTGAAAAGCATATTGAGGAATTTTTGGATAAAACAAGGCAGCTTGATAAAGAAAAACAGGATAAACTCAAAAAAATCAACGATGAGATGAGTCTGTTTATTGTTTCACCAAAGATAGATGAAATAAAAAAAAGATTTTCTTATAATAACGATGTTTCAGACTATCTTGATGATGTTGAGGATTATACGCTTAAAAATATAGCAATATTTCTGCCGCAAAAAAATCAGGGGTTTCCCTTTTTTCAGGTTCCCAATAGATACACCGAATACAGGGTAAATCTGTTTGTTGATAACTCCCAGACGAATAATACACCTGTTATCTACGATGAAAACCCCACTTATTATAATCTGTTTGGCAAGTTAGAAAAGCAGGCCTATTTCGGTGCTTTTATAACAGATTTTACGCATATTATTGCAGGCTCCATTCACAAAGCCAACGGCGGATATTTAGTTGTTGATGCAATAAATCTTTTAATAAACCCCGGTGTGTGGGATACGCTTAAAAAATCATTGTTATCAAGAAAGAGTATCATAGAAGAGTTTGCCGAAAAATACGGAATTATCGCATCAGAAACACTAAAGCCTCAACCAGTTGAACTTGACTTAAAGGTTGTAATAATTGGCGATGCATTTTTATATGAGTTGTTGTATGAGTATGATAACGATTTTAAAAAGCTATTTAAAATAAAAACGGATTTTGATTATGCTATACCAAAAAAGGAATCCATAACTGCCAAGTATATTGCAAAGATCAACGAATATTGCGAAAAAAAGCAGCTAAAAAAACCGGATATAAGTGGTTATGAGGCTTTACTTAAATACTCATGTAGACTTGCTGATGATAGAAAAAAACTGTGGGCTTACATGGATGATGTTTTTGATATAGTTAAAGAAGCGCAGGTTATAGCAAAGAGCGATAAATTAAGCTACAGTGACATAAAACTTGCAATTGATGAGAAAAAATTCTTAAGGGATTTAATAAAAGAAAAGCTTTTTGAAATGATTGAGGATGGTCAGATTATTATTGACCTGAAAGGTAAAAAAATCGGTGAGATAAATGGATTATCCGTTATTCAATTTGGAGATTTTTCTTTTGGTAGACCCAATAAAATAGTGGCAAGAACATATATCGGAAAGGATGGTATAGTAAATATTGAACGGGAGAGTAAGCTTTCAGGCAGGATATTCGATAAGGCATCACATATTATTGCAGGTTATATAAATTCAACCTACGGTTATAATAAAACATTGAGTTTTTCAGCTTCGCTTTCGTTTGAGCAATCGTATTCTATGATTGAGGGGGATTCTGCATCGGTTGCTGAGGTGTTGGCTATTCTATCTTCGCTTGCAGGTGTGGGTCTTAAGCAGAATTTGGCTGTAACCGGTTCAATTAATCAAAACGGAGTTGTGCAGCCTATAGGTGGCTTGAATGAAAAGATAGAGGGTTTTTTTGATGTTTGCAAACTTACGGGTAATCTTGAGGGCAGTGGCGTGGTATTACCCTCTAAAAATTTGAACAATCTTGTCTTAAACGATGAAGTTGAAGATGCTGTTAAAAAGGGTATTTTTCATCTCTATGCAATCGATACGATAGATGATGCTATAGAGATTTTTACAGATATAAAAGCAGGTAAACTGCTTAAAAAAGGCTTTGAAAAGGATAGTTTTCATTATCTTGTGGATAGGAAGCTAAAGAAAATTAATGAGATGATTAAAGCGGAGAATCAGGAGTAA
- a CDS encoding shikimate kinase yields the protein MNVVLVGFMGAGKTTIARILAKKKNLRFVDTDKLIEKETGLTIKEIFKIKGEDYFRDLERQIIDRYLLFCNNCVIATGGGMPCFFNNMEKLKKIGFVIYVNVDFDRIVKRVGDSNRRPLFSNLSEAKRLFNERIKCYHKADFVVDGNKEKEEVVQTIEKLVW from the coding sequence ATGAATGTTGTGCTTGTGGGTTTTATGGGAGCCGGCAAAACAACAATCGCACGCATACTTGCCAAAAAGAAAAACCTGCGTTTTGTTGACACAGATAAACTCATAGAAAAAGAAACAGGACTAACAATTAAAGAAATCTTCAAAATTAAAGGAGAAGATTATTTTAGAGATTTAGAAAGACAGATTATCGATCGTTATCTATTGTTCTGTAATAATTGCGTCATAGCAACAGGTGGTGGCATGCCGTGTTTTTTTAACAATATGGAGAAGTTAAAAAAAATAGGTTTTGTTATATATGTTAATGTGGATTTTGATAGAATAGTAAAACGAGTTGGTGATTCTAACAGAAGGCCGTTATTTAGCAATCTTTCAGAGGCAAAAAGACTTTTCAATGAAAGGATTAAGTGTTATCATAAGGCTGATTTTGTTGTTGATGGCAACAAAGAAAAGGAAGAAGTTGTTCAAACTATAGAAAAGCTTGTATGGTAG
- the aroC gene encoding chorismate synthase: protein MLRFLDGGESHGKALVAIIEGFPANFEVDLDFINKNLLLRQSGYGRGGRQKIERDRVEILSGVRFSKTLASPITMLIPNKDYENWQNIMAAFGEKSYKKRVTKPRPGHADLAGYLKYNFDDMRNVLERSSARNTAIRVAVGSLCEQALEKLGIKLVGFVESIGKIKANIDYYDNEIEKKTLKSPVFCPDESATFEMIAEIEKTKLKGDTLGGVVVVVAKDVPPGLGSYVFYDRRLDGRLAMALMSIQAVKAVEIGDGIKNAFLTGSEVHDEIIYENGQYKRLSNRAGGIEGGMSNGEDIIVKAYMKPIPTLIKGLRSVDVLTKAKNIAAFERSDVCATPALSIVAKSAVAIELFNAVLEKFGNDDFEALKKAFIDYKESLKNR from the coding sequence ATGTTGAGATTTCTTGATGGCGGTGAATCACACGGAAAAGCCCTTGTTGCTATTATTGAAGGTTTTCCAGCGAATTTTGAGGTAGATTTGGATTTTATTAATAAGAATTTGCTTCTAAGACAATCAGGCTACGGAAGGGGCGGCAGGCAGAAAATAGAGCGTGACAGGGTTGAGATTTTAAGCGGCGTTAGATTTTCAAAAACACTAGCTAGCCCAATAACGATGCTGATTCCCAATAAAGATTATGAAAACTGGCAAAACATTATGGCGGCCTTTGGGGAAAAAAGCTATAAGAAAAGAGTAACAAAGCCACGCCCGGGTCATGCAGACCTTGCAGGATATCTGAAATACAACTTTGATGATATGAGAAATGTGCTTGAGCGCTCAAGCGCCCGCAATACAGCCATAAGGGTAGCTGTGGGTAGTTTGTGTGAGCAGGCTTTAGAAAAACTTGGTATTAAGCTGGTTGGTTTTGTTGAATCTATAGGAAAAATTAAGGCAAATATAGATTATTACGACAACGAAATAGAAAAGAAGACCTTAAAGTCACCGGTTTTTTGCCCTGATGAGTCTGCGACATTTGAAATGATAGCAGAAATAGAGAAAACAAAGCTGAAGGGTGATACATTGGGCGGTGTTGTTGTGGTCGTGGCAAAAGATGTGCCGCCAGGTCTTGGTAGTTATGTGTTTTACGACAGAAGGCTTGATGGCAGACTTGCCATGGCTTTAATGAGTATTCAGGCAGTCAAAGCCGTTGAGATAGGTGATGGTATTAAAAACGCATTTCTAACAGGTAGCGAAGTGCACGATGAAATTATTTATGAAAATGGTCAATACAAACGGCTATCAAACAGGGCTGGTGGCATTGAGGGTGGTATGTCAAACGGTGAGGATATTATCGTAAAAGCGTATATGAAACCGATTCCAACACTCATAAAGGGTTTGAGATCTGTTGATGTTTTAACAAAGGCCAAAAATATCGCAGCATTTGAGCGTAGCGATGTTTGTGCTACTCCTGCATTAAGTATTGTTGCAAAAAGCGCTGTTGCAATAGAGCTATTTAACGCTGTGCTTGAAAAATTTGGTAATGACGACTTTGAGGCTTTGAAAAAAGCTTTTATTGATTATAAAGAAAGTTTGAAAAATAGATGA
- the ftsY gene encoding signal recognition particle-docking protein FtsY: protein MGFLKSISEKLFKTKRGFTEKIHEESKKDEPITDEYLDFIEELLIEADFGVKTTMKVMEAIEEGIDKGDIKTRRDVELKIREVILDILKQVEKPLEIRKSKFVVMVVGINGSGKTTTIGKLANFQTDRGKKVLLVAADTFRAAAIDQLEVWAKRVSADIVKQQEGADPAAVAFDGVTSGVAKNYDVIFVDTAGRLHTQKNLMNEVIKIKKAITKAYSEAPHEVLLVLDATIGQNAINQAREFNRALGITGIVLTKMDGTAKGGIIVAISEEFKIPIRYIGIGEGMDDLKAFNARDFVESVFVP, encoded by the coding sequence ATGGGTTTTTTGAAGAGTATTTCTGAAAAACTGTTTAAAACGAAAAGGGGCTTTACAGAAAAGATTCATGAGGAATCAAAAAAGGATGAGCCGATAACCGATGAATATTTGGACTTTATTGAAGAGCTTTTGATAGAGGCAGATTTTGGTGTTAAAACAACAATGAAAGTAATGGAGGCAATAGAGGAAGGGATTGACAAAGGTGATATAAAGACAAGGCGTGATGTAGAGTTAAAGATAAGAGAGGTAATTTTAGATATCTTAAAGCAGGTTGAAAAACCGCTTGAGATAAGAAAGTCAAAGTTTGTAGTGATGGTTGTAGGTATTAACGGCTCAGGTAAAACAACAACAATTGGCAAGCTTGCAAACTTTCAGACAGACAGAGGTAAAAAGGTTTTGCTTGTTGCTGCAGATACCTTTAGAGCTGCAGCGATAGATCAGCTTGAGGTGTGGGCTAAAAGGGTTTCAGCTGATATTGTGAAACAACAGGAGGGTGCAGACCCTGCTGCGGTTGCATTTGACGGCGTTACAAGTGGAGTTGCAAAAAATTACGATGTGATCTTTGTTGATACAGCAGGCAGGCTTCATACGCAAAAAAACCTGATGAATGAGGTGATTAAAATAAAAAAGGCGATCACAAAGGCCTACAGCGAGGCACCACATGAGGTTTTACTGGTTTTAGATGCTACAATCGGCCAGAATGCGATAAATCAAGCACGTGAGTTTAACAGGGCTTTAGGTATAACAGGTATTGTTCTTACAAAGATGGACGGCACTGCCAAAGGTGGCATTATTGTGGCAATAAGTGAAGAGTTTAAGATACCGATTAGATATATCGGTATAGGTGAAGGTATGGATGATTTAAAAGCCTTTAATGCAAGAGATTTTGTTGAGTCTGTTTTTGTTCCCTAA
- a CDS encoding HDOD domain-containing protein, translated as MKISIKQLVDDTKEKLSFPQIAMRILRLFENDDLSAYHLAKVVSLDPVLAAYILKIANSAYYNFPGKVKTLSDAITIIGFEEIKKIVIMISAKNAFKVSDEYDRLLWEHSLAVAVASSVINAKVNITEDGIAYIAGLLHDIGKIVFKKNETVGYKELLKEAIENDVDMHLLEEKQFGYNHADVGGYLLEEWNFDQEIIDAVAFHHLNFTIKKASDFLKKAALVNVSDFIVNRFLGIGRAKIEDFGVVFELPASKTIDFNISDIASLIDEIYQKFEILKTTMEEEAA; from the coding sequence ATGAAGATATCTATTAAGCAGCTTGTTGATGATACAAAGGAAAAGCTTAGTTTTCCGCAAATTGCAATGCGGATTTTAAGGTTGTTTGAAAACGATGATTTAAGTGCATACCATCTTGCTAAGGTTGTTTCATTGGATCCTGTTTTAGCAGCTTATATTTTAAAAATTGCAAACTCTGCGTATTACAACTTTCCCGGTAAGGTAAAGACTTTATCTGATGCCATAACGATTATCGGTTTTGAGGAGATAAAAAAGATCGTTATTATGATCAGTGCCAAGAATGCATTTAAGGTTAGCGATGAATACGATAGGCTGTTGTGGGAGCATTCGCTTGCTGTGGCTGTTGCATCATCTGTGATCAATGCAAAAGTCAATATAACAGAGGATGGTATAGCCTACATTGCAGGTCTTCTGCACGATATTGGTAAGATAGTGTTTAAAAAGAATGAAACAGTGGGTTATAAAGAGCTGTTGAAGGAAGCTATAGAAAACGATGTAGATATGCATTTACTTGAGGAGAAGCAGTTTGGTTATAATCACGCCGATGTAGGTGGATATCTTTTGGAGGAGTGGAATTTTGATCAGGAGATTATAGATGCTGTTGCATTTCACCATCTAAATTTTACCATCAAAAAGGCATCGGATTTCTTAAAAAAAGCAGCTTTAGTTAATGTTTCCGATTTTATAGTTAATCGTTTTTTAGGTATTGGCAGGGCAAAAATAGAGGATTTTGGTGTTGTGTTTGAGTTGCCCGCATCCAAGACAATAGACTTTAATATAAGCGATATAGCATCACTAATTGATGAAATCTATCAGAAATTTGAAATTTTAAAAACGACGATGGAAGAAGAGGCTGCATGA
- the mtnA gene encoding S-methyl-5-thioribose-1-phosphate isomerase encodes MKSMDGYSPIIVKDSDDILLLDQRILPQKKEYLKAVDLDDFVYAIREMVVRGAPLIGIVAAFGYYVAIRDAGSKKEIKIRARKAKEKLSRSRPTAVNLFYALDIMEKTLNEKIDILPSEKLKKKLRAVAFGLWESQKEEDLAIASNGVEFFKDKETILTHCNTGSLATGGIGTALGIIKMLFKKGSLKMVYVDETRPYLQGARLTAFELSNEGIPYKIITDNTAGLLIAKGMVDGVVVGADRIAANGDVANKIGTYMVALAAKQNNVDFVVAAPESTIDRDIKDGSEIVIEQRSEDEVLNCGKCRIAPGDAHALHYGFDITPSYLISAIITQKKIYRQPYEF; translated from the coding sequence ATGAAGAGCATGGATGGTTATAGTCCTATAATTGTTAAAGATTCAGATGATATTTTGCTGCTTGACCAGAGAATACTCCCGCAGAAAAAAGAGTATTTAAAAGCTGTTGATTTAGATGATTTTGTTTATGCAATAAGGGAGATGGTTGTAAGGGGTGCACCTCTAATTGGTATTGTAGCTGCATTTGGTTATTATGTAGCTATCAGGGATGCCGGCAGCAAAAAAGAAATCAAAATCAGGGCAAGAAAGGCAAAAGAAAAACTCTCCCGGAGCAGACCTACAGCTGTAAATCTGTTTTATGCACTTGATATAATGGAAAAAACATTAAATGAAAAAATCGATATACTGCCTTCTGAGAAACTTAAAAAGAAACTCAGAGCTGTAGCATTTGGATTGTGGGAGTCTCAGAAAGAAGAAGACCTTGCAATAGCATCAAACGGTGTTGAGTTTTTTAAAGATAAAGAAACGATTTTAACCCATTGCAATACAGGCTCACTTGCCACAGGCGGCATCGGCACGGCGCTGGGTATCATAAAGATGCTTTTTAAAAAGGGCAGTTTGAAGATGGTTTATGTGGATGAAACAAGGCCTTATCTACAGGGTGCAAGACTGACGGCTTTTGAGCTATCCAACGAGGGTATTCCTTACAAAATTATAACTGATAATACCGCCGGATTGCTTATTGCAAAGGGTATGGTGGATGGTGTCGTGGTAGGTGCAGACAGGATTGCGGCAAACGGTGATGTAGCAAACAAGATTGGCACCTACATGGTGGCTTTAGCTGCAAAGCAAAACAATGTGGATTTTGTTGTTGCAGCACCTGAGTCAACAATCGATAGAGATATAAAAGATGGCAGTGAAATAGTTATAGAGCAAAGAAGTGAGGATGAGGTGTTGAATTGTGGCAAATGTAGAATTGCCCCTGGGGATGCCCATGCTCTACACTACGGCTTTGATATAACGCCATCTTATTTGATATCTGCAATTATCACGCAGAAGAAAATCTACAGGCAGCCTTATGAATTCTGA
- a CDS encoding enoyl-CoA hydratase/isomerase family protein, with the protein MNSEFLLYEKDKDIGILTLNRADKHNAISKEYMDQLEEFLRYAKKEEIKALIVKSAGENVFSAGGDISYFITLKSKEDAYSMALRMHNILSDFEDLPYPTICVVNGSAVGGGAEIILAFDIRFARSDIFIQFKEKAMGVTTGWGGTYRLVRLVGYSKALELLLYAKKIDAKEAKDIGLVNEIYDKSILFEKAMEFCYGLKDDDVRLIRYIKKLSKESAHLNRDSAMQLERELFKESWMFGKRQRMMEKFLNKRD; encoded by the coding sequence ATGAATTCTGAGTTTTTGCTTTATGAGAAGGACAAAGATATAGGAATTTTAACGCTAAACAGGGCAGATAAGCACAACGCTATCAGCAAAGAGTATATGGATCAGCTTGAGGAGTTTTTGCGTTATGCAAAAAAAGAAGAGATAAAAGCTCTCATTGTTAAGTCTGCAGGTGAGAATGTATTTTCAGCCGGAGGCGACATCTCATATTTTATAACGCTTAAATCAAAAGAGGATGCATACAGCATGGCTTTGAGGATGCATAATATTTTAAGCGACTTTGAGGATTTGCCATATCCTACGATCTGTGTTGTAAACGGCTCTGCTGTCGGCGGAGGGGCAGAGATTATACTTGCATTTGATATACGATTTGCCCGAAGCGATATATTTATTCAGTTTAAAGAAAAGGCAATGGGCGTAACCACTGGATGGGGTGGAACATACAGGCTTGTGAGACTTGTTGGGTATTCAAAGGCTCTGGAGCTGTTGCTTTATGCTAAAAAGATAGATGCAAAAGAGGCAAAGGATATAGGGCTTGTTAATGAGATTTACGATAAAAGTATTTTGTTTGAGAAAGCAATGGAATTTTGTTATGGACTTAAGGATGATGATGTGCGACTTATCCGTTACATAAAAAAGCTATCAAAGGAATCTGCTCATCTAAACAGGGATAGTGCCATGCAGCTTGAAAGAGAGCTGTTTAAGGAATCGTGGATGTTTGGAAAACGCCAAAGGATGATGGAGAAATTTCTAAACAAAAGGGATTAG